GGTGAACAGCTTCTTGTTGTAGAACAGGATCACCGGCTGCATGCCGCGCATGGGCACGCCGTAGTACTTGCCGCCCAGCTTGGCGCCGTCGAGCACGCTCGGGATGAACGCGTCCTTGGCCGCCTTGTTCTCGTCCAGCGCGGCGGTCAGGTCGACGACCTTGCCGGCGTCGACGTACTCCTTGAGGTTGCCACCGCCCCAGTTGAAGAACAGGTCGGGCGCCTGCGGCGAGCCGATGGCGACCCGCAGCCGCTGCTTGTACGGGTCGTTGCCGAACGTCTCCAGCTTGGCCTTGCCACCTCCCGCCTTGAAGGAGTCGATCGACTTCTGCTCGATCGGGTTGAGGACCTGGTCCTCCAGCGCCCACACCCTCAGCTCACCTGCGCCGGACTCGGCCGGGCCGGACGAACCACATGCGGACGTCATTGCTGCCACGGCGACGAGCCCCATCGCGATGAGGGGACGCATCCATGATCGGCGGGACATGAAACCGCCACCCTTCTGCCACGCTGCGGAATTGTTCGTGGCATCGAAACATTTCGAAACATCCACGACTTGCGGAGAACCTAGACGTGTGTCGAACGCGTGTCAAGACTCACTCCGACCTGAGACGCAATCGCGTTTCTGCACGTCAAAGGGTCACTCTTGTGTTTCGATCGAGTTTCGATACTATCGGACCATGCGTCGAGCCACGTTGGCCACGATTGCCGCAGCAGCGGGGGTGTCGCTCCCGACGGTGTCCAAAGTCCTGAACGGGAAGGACGACGTCGGCGCGGAGACCAGGGCTCGCGTGCGGCAGTTGCTCGCCGAGTACGACTACGTGCCCGTGGGGTCCCGCCGGGCCTCCGGGCACATGCTGGTCGACCTCGTGTTCACCGCCCTGGACAGCCCCTGGGCGGTGGAGATCATCCGCGGTGTCGTCGACACCGGGCTGCACGTCGTGGTGTCGTCCACGGACAAGCCCCGCCACCACGCGTCGTGGGCGGCGTCGCTGGTCGAGGCCAGGCGCGCGGGCGCGCTCCTGGTGACCTCCCAGCTGACCGCCGCCGACCGGCGGGTGCTGGCCGACTCCCGCATCCCCGTCGTCGTCATCGACCCCGTCGACCTGCCCCAGCCCAACGTGCCCAGCGTCGGCGCGACCAACTGGGCGGGCGGCCTGTCGGCCACCGAGCACCTGCTGCGGCTGGGCCACCGCCGCGTCGGCGTGATCGGCGGGCCGGCCGGCATGCTGTGCAGCCGCGCCCGCGTCGACGGCTACCGCGCGGCCCTGGACCGGGCCGGGGTACCCTTCGACCCCGAGCTGGTCAAGCACGGCGACTTCAGGCACGAGGGCGGGTTCCGGCGCGCGGCCGAGCTGCTGGCCATGCCCGACCGGCCCACCGCGATCTTCGCGGGCAACGACGAGCAGGCGCTGGGCGTGATCGAGGCCGCCCGCGTCGCCGGGCTGTCGGTGCCCCAGGACCTGAGCGTGGTGGGGTTCGACGACTTACCGGTCGCCGTCTGGTCGTCACCCGCCCTCACGACGGTGCGCCAGCCCCTGACCGAGATGGGCCGCCACGCCGGCCGGATGCTCGCGGACCTCATCGCGGGCCGCCCGGTCGAGACCGAGCGCGTGGAGCTCGCCACCGAACTCGTCATCCGTTCGTCAACGAAGGAGCCACCGTGCTGAACCCCTGGGCCGATCCAGGAAGGCCGACCGGGGAGCGCGTAGCCGCCCTGCTGGCCGAGCTGACCCTGGAGGAGAAGCTGGCCCAGCTGGTGGGCGTGTGGGTCGGCATCTCCGACGGCGAGGAGGTCGCCCCCGCCCAGCACGACTTCGCCGAGCCGCTGCCGCCCTGGGACGAGCTCACCAAGCCGGGGCTGGGCCAGCTGACCCGCGTGTTCGGCACCGGGCCGGTCGAGCCGCTGGTGGGCGCGAAGGTGCTGGCCGAGACGCAGCGCAAGCTGGTGGCCAACAACCGGTTCGGCATCCCCGCCATGGCGCACGAGGAGTGCCTGGCGGGCTTCACCGCGTGGCAGGCCACCGTGTTCCCGGTCCCGCTGTCGTGGGGCGCGTCCTTCGACCCCGACACGGTCGAGACCATGGCCCGCGAGATCGGCCGCGTGATGCGCGACCTGGGCATCCACCAGGGCCTGGCGCCCGTGCTGGACGTGGCGCGCGACCCGCGCTGGGGCCGCACCGAGGAGACCATCGGCGAGGACCCGTACCTGGTGGGCCTGGTCGGCGCCGCCTACACCCGCGGCCTGGAGTCCAGCGGGATCGTGGCCACGCTCAAGCACTTCGCGGGCTACTCGGCCTCGCGCGGCGGCCGCAACCACGCGCCGGTCCACATGGGACCGCGCGAGTTCGCCGACGTGGTGCTGCCGCCGTTCGAGATGGCCCTGCGCCTGGGCGGCGCGCGTTCGGTGATGAACTCCTACGCCGAGGTCGACGGCGTGCCGCCGGCCGCGAACCCCGACCTGCTCACCGGCCTGCTGCGCGAGCGGTGGGGCTTCACCGGCGTGGTGGTCGCCGACTACTTCGCGGTGTCGTTCCTGGAGACC
This portion of the Saccharothrix syringae genome encodes:
- a CDS encoding LacI family DNA-binding transcriptional regulator, whose product is MRRATLATIAAAAGVSLPTVSKVLNGKDDVGAETRARVRQLLAEYDYVPVGSRRASGHMLVDLVFTALDSPWAVEIIRGVVDTGLHVVVSSTDKPRHHASWAASLVEARRAGALLVTSQLTAADRRVLADSRIPVVVIDPVDLPQPNVPSVGATNWAGGLSATEHLLRLGHRRVGVIGGPAGMLCSRARVDGYRAALDRAGVPFDPELVKHGDFRHEGGFRRAAELLAMPDRPTAIFAGNDEQALGVIEAARVAGLSVPQDLSVVGFDDLPVAVWSSPALTTVRQPLTEMGRHAGRMLADLIAGRPVETERVELATELVIRSSTKEPPC